Proteins encoded together in one Triticum dicoccoides isolate Atlit2015 ecotype Zavitan chromosome 7B, WEW_v2.0, whole genome shotgun sequence window:
- the LOC119341769 gene encoding disease resistance protein RPM1-like gives MADTLFLVLRKIALSLGGAASEKLSTEVVEAASVLTDFEHGMKQIEGEFMILKAFIGQVSAQNVGDKTFDAWLDQVRDVAHQVEDIIDEYTFLTSQAAGIDRFFKRKFHQAKSFAAWRNLSSQIDQVEARIQRLTTMKHRYGISVREPGRSSTLQYARQLSLSDSSYLSDDTELVGNASEISMLTQWLLTERQDRLIMSILGIGGLGKTTIASSIYKNQQIIRMFDCHVWVTLSQNYLVEDLLRQIMKQLMDQRAYMASGIETMSRVRLIEELQSYLQDKKYLVVLDDVWDRDDWLFLKRALVINNHGSRVLVTTRKKDVASLANDGFVVELKVLPYAEAWHLFCQKAFRRLEDKICPLNLRLWAEKIVKKCQGLPLAIVAIGSLLSYRELEEQEWSSLHNQLSWQLANNPELSWIVSVLNLSLNDLPSHLKNCFLYCSPFPEDYKVKRRWICRLWVAEGLVEERGAGTTMEEVAECYLKELTRRSLLEVAERNVHGRASSFQMHDLVRDACLIVANREKFAVVYGDPGITQVNSEVRRLFVQKHARSLKLAAASRIRSLILFDTQVASSWIYDISSNFRLIRVLCLRFANIHQVPAVVPDLLNLHYLDLAHTKVKHIPASLGKLTNLQVLDLQFTYVEQLPWEITNLTKLRHLYVYMLHDFQERIFDCFSATNIPGNICRLKNLQSLQSVSANKNLLTQLGELTLMRSLAIMKMRQNYIAELWDSLARMPSLSRLVIFANSKDEVLNLIKIKPLQNLKFFWLRGRLYEGVLPQIFASFEKLAALKLDCSCLKKDPINSFAHTLNLVYLNLCRTYDGEQLTFRAGWFPKLSSLALVDMERLNSIEIEEGTMKVLHTLEIVGLKSLKIVPRGIKHIKTLQKMVLTDMRKEFMDRLHADDSDIVEHIPDIQSFDSFDSEAVKKMVLLPHLAKKYGTGWWELC, from the exons ATGGCAGACACCCTATTTCTTGTTCTCAGAAAAATTGCTCTCTCCCTCGGAGGAGCGGcgtcagagaagctgagcacagagGTAGTGGAGGCAGCATCGGTTCTGACGGATTTCGAGCATGGCATGAAACAGATCGAGGGCGAGTTCATGATTCTAAAGGCATTTATTGGCCAGGTTAGCGCACAGAATGTTGGTGACAAGACATTTGATGCCTGGCTGGACCAAGTTAGAGATGTTGCCCATCAGGTAGAAGATATCATTGACGAGTATACTTTCCTCACTTCGCAAGCTGCGGGCATAGACAGATTCTTCAAGAGGAAATTCCATCAGGCTAAGAGCTTTGCAGCATGGCGGAACCTGTCAAGCCAGATTGATCAAGTAGAAGCTCGAATTCAGCGGCTCACTACAATGAAACATCGTTATGGAATTTCTGTACGAGAACCGGGCAGGAGTAGCACACTACAATATGCCAGGCAGCTCTCTCTATCAGATTCTTCTTATCTATCTGATGATACTGAGTTAGTGGGCAATGCCAGTGAAATAAGTATGTTGACACAATGGCTACTCACAGAGCGACAAGACCGATTGATCATGTCCATCCTTGGCATAGGAGGTCTAGGAAAAACAACCATAGCAAGCAGTATCTACAAAAATCAACAGATTATCAGAATGTTTGACTGTCATGTGTGGGTGACTTTATCTCAGAATTATCTAGTTGAAGACCTACTGAGGCAAATCATGAAGCAACTGATGGACCAAAGAGCCTACATGGCCAGTGGTATCGAGACTATGAGTCGTGTAAGACTAATCGAGGAACTTCAGAGCTACCTACAGGACAAGAAATATCTGGTTGTCTTGGATGATGTATGGGATAGAGATGACTGGTTATTTTTGAAGCGTGCACTTGTAATAAATAATCATGGAAGTAGAGTGCTAGTGACAACTCGCAAAAAGGATGTTGCTTCCTTAGCAAACGACGGATTTGTTGTGGAGCTTAAAGTTCTTCCTTATGCTGAAGCATGGCACCTATTCTGTCAAAAGGCATTCCGTAGATTAGAAGACAAAATATGTCCACTAAATCTGAGGCTTTGGGCAGAGAAAATTGTGAAAAAGTGCCAAGGACTTCCACTGGCTATCGTCGCAATTGGGAGCCTTTTGTCGTACCGAGAACTAGAGGAGCAAGAGTGGAGTTCTCTCCACAACCAACTTAGCTGGCAACTAGCTAACAATCCAGAGCTCAGTTGGATTGTGAGTGTTCTGAATCTCAGCTTGAATGATCTCCCAAGTCATTTAAAGAATTGCTTCCTATACTGCAGCCCTTTCCCTGAAGACTACAAGGTTAAAAGAAGATGGATCTGCAGGCTTTGGGTCGCAGAAGGTCTTGTTGAGGAAAGAGGTGCCGGGACAACAATGGAGGAAGTTGCTGAGTGTTACCTAAAGGAGCTCACTCGTCGTTCTCTTCTTGAAGTTGCAGAAAGGAATGTTCATGGAAGAGCTAGCTCATTTCAAATGCATGACCTTGTGCGCGATGCATGTCTGATTGTTGCAAACAGAGAGAAGTTTGCTGTCGTATACGGTGACCCTGGTATAACCCAGGTTAACTCTGAAGTCCGCCGCTTGTTTGTTCAGAAGCATGCTCGGTCTCTAAAGCTTGCTGCAGCGTCACGGATCCGATCTTTAATCTTATTTGACACACAAGTTGCATCCTCTTGGATATATGACATTTCATCAAATTTCAGACTGATCCGTGTCCTGTGTCTAAGGTTTGCTAACATTCATCAAGTGCCGGCTGTTGTCCCAGACTTGCTTAATTTGCACTATTTGGATTTAGCTCACACAAAGGTTAAGCATATACCAGCATCGCTCGGTAAACTTACGAACCTACAAGTTTTGGACCTGCAGTTCACCTATGTGGAGCAGCTGCCATGGGAAATAACAAACCTGACTAAATTGAGGCATCTGTATGTATACATGCTCCATGATTTTCAAGAAAGGATATTTGACTGCTTTTCTGCTACAAATATCCCTGGCAATATTTGCCGTCTAAAGAATCTGCAAAGCTTACAATCTGTTTCAGCCAACAAAAACCTACTTACGCAGCTCGGTGAGTTGACACTGATGAGAAGTTTGGCTATAATGAAAATGCGTCAAAACTACATTGCAGAGTTATGGGACTCCTTGGCCAGGATGCCTAGCCTCAGTAGGTTGGTTATTTTTGCAAACAGCAAGGATGAGGTTCTTAATCTGATAAAGATAAAGCCCTTGCAAAATCTAAAGTTTTTCTGGTTGAGAGGGAGGTTGTATGAGGGAGTGCTCCCGCAGATCTTTGCAAGTTTTGAGAAGCTCGCTGCGTTGAAACTTGATTGTTCTTGTCTGAAGAAAGATCCTATTAACTCCTTTGCTCACACGCTGAATCTAGTGTATCTGAATCTTTGCAGAACTTATGATGGGGAACAATTAACATTTCGTGCAGGATGGTTTCCCAAGCTCAGTTCTCTTGCATTAGTTGACATGGAACGTTTAAATTCGATTGAGATTGAGGAAGGCACAATGAAGGTTCTACATACTTTGGAGATTGTTGGTCTAAAGAGTCTGAAGATAGTGCCTCGAGGCATCAAGCACATTAAGACACTACAGAAGATGGTTCTAACAGATATGCGAAAGGAGTTCATGGATAGGCTGCATGCGGATGACAGTGACATTGTTGAGCATATACCTGACATCCAGAGTTTTGACTCCTTCGATTCTGAAGCTG TTAAGAAGATGGTTCTTCTGCCACATCTTGCAAAGAAGTATGGCACTGGCTGGTGGGAGCTTTGTTAA